In Bacteroidales bacterium, one genomic interval encodes:
- a CDS encoding DMT family transporter: MISHHYGEIAALIVAFFWSITALAFESASRKVGSIPVNIIRLVIGFTFLSLLNLVVRGIPFPYDASAHNWIWLSISGLIGFVIGDFFLLKSFTIIGSWFAMLVMTLAPPMAAIFGWFLLDEHLGWISISGIVITMLGIVVAMLHRDKESRKFKSSKPLLGLLYAFGGALGQALGIVFSKYGMEQYSPFAATQIRVFMGIIGLIIIITLMKKWVPVFEALKHKKAMTHVTVGAFFGPFLGVSFSLIAIRYTSTGIASTIMAMVPIFIIPPSVWYFKHKITLREIIGTLISLAGVTLFFL; the protein is encoded by the coding sequence ATGATTTCTCATCACTACGGTGAAATTGCCGCTCTCATTGTGGCTTTCTTTTGGTCGATCACAGCACTTGCCTTTGAATCGGCCAGCCGGAAAGTAGGTTCAATACCGGTAAATATTATCCGGCTGGTTATAGGATTTACTTTTTTAAGCCTGCTGAACTTGGTTGTACGCGGCATTCCTTTCCCGTATGATGCCTCAGCCCACAACTGGATCTGGCTTTCAATCTCAGGCCTTATCGGTTTTGTAATCGGCGATTTTTTCCTGTTGAAATCATTCACGATTATCGGTTCATGGTTTGCCATGCTCGTTATGACCCTGGCACCTCCCATGGCTGCCATTTTCGGTTGGTTTTTACTTGATGAACATCTGGGATGGATCTCCATCAGTGGAATTGTGATCACAATGCTCGGTATTGTTGTAGCCATGCTTCACAGGGACAAGGAAAGCAGGAAATTCAAATCGAGCAAACCTTTGCTGGGACTTCTGTATGCGTTTGGCGGTGCGTTGGGACAAGCCCTGGGCATTGTGTTCAGCAAGTACGGCATGGAACAGTACAGTCCATTTGCCGCCACACAAATCAGGGTTTTTATGGGAATTATCGGACTTATTATAATCATTACCCTGATGAAAAAATGGGTCCCTGTTTTTGAAGCGCTTAAGCACAAAAAAGCTATGACACATGTGACAGTCGGAGCTTTTTTCGGGCCTTTCCTGGGAGTTTCCTTTTCGCTCATTGCCATCCGCTATACCTCAACGGGAATAGCATCAACCATTATGGCCATGGTTCCTATTTTCATCATACCGCCGAGTGTGTGGTATTTTAAACATAAAATCACACTCCGAGAAATCATCGGCACACTGATAAGCCTTGCGGGCGTGACCCTTTTCTTCCTTTAA